The nucleotide sequence CCGACGAGGTACAAATGCAGGAGTGCATCCAGCAGACAGTCAAGACTTTTGGCAGACTCGATATCTTAGTGAATAATGCCGGATTGCAATTTGTCTCTCCAATAGAAGAGTTTCCGACTGCAAAATTTGAACAAATGCTCAGTATTATGCTGACAGCGCCTTTTGTTGCGATTAAACACGTGTTCCCCATTATGAAGCAACAAGGTCATGGCCGTATCATCAATATGGCTTCGATCAACGGCCTGATTGGCTTTGCGGGAAAGGCAGCGTACAACAGTGCCAAGCACGGAGTCATCGGGCTTACCAAGGTTGCAGCCCTGGAAGGAGCAGCGGCTGGTATTACGGTAAATGCCATTTGTCCGGGGTATGTCGATACGCCGCTGGTACAAAACCAATTAGCGGATTTGGCTAAGACAAGAAATGTGCCGTTGGAAAAGGTGATGGAAGAAGTCATCTACCCGCTGGTGCCACAGAAGCGACTGCTGCAAGTAAAGGAAGTAGCGAACTACGCTGCCTTTTTAGCTAGCAAGAAAGCGTCAGGCGTCA is from Brevibacillus brevis and encodes:
- a CDS encoding 3-hydroxybutyrate dehydrogenase → MEKLLEQQVAIVTGAASGIGLEIARTFAEEGAKVVILDLNGELAEAAAAQLQKEGHEAISFGCNVTDEVQMQECIQQTVKTFGRLDILVNNAGLQFVSPIEEFPTAKFEQMLSIMLTAPFVAIKHVFPIMKQQGHGRIINMASINGLIGFAGKAAYNSAKHGVIGLTKVAALEGAAAGITVNAICPGYVDTPLVQNQLADLAKTRNVPLEKVMEEVIYPLVPQKRLLQVKEVANYAAFLASKKASGVTGQAVVIDGGYTAQ